The stretch of DNA TCACGCGTGCCGAAGGTCGTTTGCCCGACCTGGTTCACGGGCACTATGCCGACGCTGGTTATATTGCGAAGGAGGTAGCCGCGGCGTTTGGATCTCCCTTTGTCTTCACGGGACATTCACTAGGAAAGAGCAAGCTCGAGTACCTCCTGGAAGAGGGCTGGACTCTTGAGCAAGCGAACAAGACGCTCGCGATCGAGGAACGCATTTCAGTCGAGCAAGACTGCCTTGGCGTGTCGGACTTGATCGTGACAAGCACCCGGCACGAGAAGTCGTCGCAGTGGGGACTCTACCCGAGCCGCACCGACGTTAACTTCAAGGTGATACCCCCGGGCACGGACCTCGACCGCTTCTTCCCTTACTACGACTACGATCTCCCCGGAGCCGCAATTGACGAACGGTTCAAGCAAGCACGCGTGCGGATGTCGAATGAGTTAAGCCGCTTCCACTTCGAGCAGGACAAGCCACTGATCCTCGCCCTTTGTCGACCCGACCGACGTAAGAACATCGGCGCCCTGATCGAAGCATACGGTCGCAGCAATCAGTTGCGAGCCATTGCGAATCTGGTAATCCTCGCCGGGATTCGCAACAACATCGAGGAAATGCCGGAGAACGAACGGGTCGTTCTCACCGACATGCTGCTCGCAATGGACCGTTACAATCTTTACGGGAAGATGGCGATCCCGAAGAACCACGACTCGGAATTCGATGTCCCGGAGCTCTACCGACTCGCCGCCGCATCGGGAGGCGTCTTCGTCAATACCGCGTTCACCGAGCTGTTTGGCCTGACGGCGATCGAGGCCTCTGCCGTTGGTCTCCCTTTCGTGCTGACCGACAATGGGGGCCCGCAAGACATCGCGGCAAATTGTGAGAGCGGGCTGCTCGTAGATGTCAACAACCACACGGCGGTCACCAACGCTATGCTCAAGGTGCTCACCGACAAGTCCGCATGGGAGCGGATGTCGAGCAACGGCGTCAACAAGGTGCGGGAGCACTACAGCTGGGCGACGCATGCCGACCGATTCATTGAGGAAATCACGCCGCTTATCACCGCCCGTGTGAAGGGGTCGGACGGTGAAGAGCCGCCAGCCGTGGGAAAAAGAATGGCGAGCATTGAACGACTTCTCATTACCGATATTGACAATACGCTGCTGGGCGACGACGACGCGATGCGGACGCTATGCGATGTGCTCCACGAGCATCGCGACCGGATCGGTTTCGGCATCGCCTCGGGCCGCTCAATCGAATTGACCCGTGAGGCGCTCGCACACGCGGGCATCGAGAAGGTCGATGTCGCAATCTGTTCCGTTGGGGCCGAGATTTACTACGGGGCCGACTTCACCCCCGACCGCGGTTGGGCCAGCAAACTGCGTGCACGATGGCAGCGAGACAAGATCGAAGACGCCCTGTCGTCGCTAAGCTTCTTGACGCTGCAGGAACGCGACTTCGCCCAACGTGAGTTTAAGATTAGCTACGACCTCGACAGCCAAGTTGATAGGAACAGCGCCCTCCGCAAAGTCCGCGAAGTCCTGGCGACGACCAAGAGCAGCTACTCGCTGGTCTTCTCGCACGGAACGTTCCTCGACGTGCTCCCCCATCGGGCCTCCAAGGGGAAGGCGGTCAGGTACCTCGCCGACAAGTGGCGTTTAAGGATCGAAGACATAGCTACAGCAGGCGACTCCGGGAATGATCTCGACATGCTGCAAGGTAAGACTGCCGGCATCGTTGTCGCCAATCATGACGCCGAGTTGACCCAACTCCGCCAACAGAAGGCGACCAGGGTCTACTTCGCGAACACCGCCTACGCTGCTGGCATCCTCGAAGGGCTCCGCCACTACTCGTTTGTCTGATGGTCCTGGGCATGGGGACTCGTTGTGAGACGGTCCTGCTGCATCCCATGCTGGGCGCCTGTCACCAGCACCATCAACTGGTAAGGCTCCATGTCGAGCCGCTGTCCAGCCGTAATCACCTCTCCGCGGAACATGTCGACCACCGTCTTTCTCAGGCCGAGATTCCTCAGCCTCTTCGCCTCAATCGACTGCGGATGCTCGGAGAAGTTGCCTATAACCAACGCCGAATGCTCGTCGCGGCTCCGGAAGAACGCGAAGATGTGTTCGTTCCCCACATCAACAAACTCCGTCTCGGCCCGATCAAAAGCCGGGCTCTGCGTCCTCAGTTGAATGAGCCGAAGCAAGCCTTCGTAGACACGGCCCTCCGGCGTGTCGCTGTCGTACCGACGGCGGCTCTGCTCCCAGTTGAACGGCGGCCGATGAACCCATCGCGAGTCGGTGTACTTCTGGTGGTCCTCGGTGAACCGGTAATCGTTCGTCATGGCGATTTCATCGCCGAGGTAAATCAGCGGCATGCCGCCGATCGTCACGATGACGCCGTGAAGCAAGGTGATCCGGCGGACCGCGAGTTCCACCTCTTCCTCATCACCAATCTCTAAGGCGTGTTCGAGGCCGGCGAGCGAGGCCGTCATTCCCGAAACCCGTGCATCGCCAGTAGCGGGATTCACTTGGAAGACCAGGCCGCGGCTGAAGCTTCCCTCGTGCTGGCCAGTGTAAAAGTTGGTCAGGAAACGTCGATGACTTCGCGGGTCGAACCCCGCCGCCTCGATGTCATTGTCCGAGAACGCCCACCCTACATCGTCGTGACAGCGGATGTAGTTCACCCACGCACACCCGCCGGGGATGGCGAAGCGCTGCTCCATTGCCGACCGCAACGCATTTGTCTTTCGCGTGGCGAGGGCGTCCCAAAGCAATGCCATCAGCTGAGGATTGTAAGAGAGCTGACACTCGTCGGGGTGAATGTACTTGCTAACTTCGTCAGGATGGACGATTGCTTCGGACTTCAAAGCGATAGCCGGAGCCGCAATCCGGGCGGCAGCGCTCATGGCTCGGAGAACATTGTGCGCATTGGGAAGGTTTTGGCAGTCGGTGCCGAGCTCTTTCCAGAGGAATGCAACGGCGTCCATTCGGATCACCTCGACCCCGACATTCGCCAAGAAGAGCATCTCCTCGGTCATCTGCCGCAGGACGGCCGGGTTCGAGTAGTTCAAGTCCCACTGGTACGTGTGAAAGGTTGTCCAGACCCAACGCTTAATCCGAGGACGATAGGTGAACGAGCCATCGTGATCGTCCGGGAAGATATCGTGTAGATTGCGTTCGTAGGCGTCGGGCAATGACCGGTCTGGAAACATCCAGTAGTACGCTTGATAGTTAGCGTCACCCTCCAGCGCGCGTTTAGCCCAGATGTGTTCGTCCGAAGTGTGGTTCAGAACGAAGTCCAGGGCGATCGCAATTCCATGTTGGCGTAACTGTGTGGCGACCTTCCGTAGGTCATCCTGGACGCCAAGCGCCGGATCGACGTCACGGTAATCGCTTACGGCGTATCCGCCGTCGTTATCGCCCTCCGGGGACCGGAAAATAGGCATCAGGTGCAGGTAAGTGATGCCCAGCTCCTTGAGATAGGGCAACTTTTCCCGCAAGCCATCGAAATTACCAGCGAAAAGGTCTAGGTAGCACGTCGCACCCACCATCCGGTGCGACTGAAACCACGTTGGATCCTCTTCTCTCAAAGCGTCGAGCGCTCGCAGTTCAGAATCCCGTCCAATCCAAGCCTCGGCAATCGTTTGCAAGATTGTCTCGAGATGAAAAAAAAAGTCATACTGCTCGCCATAAAGTGCAAACAGCGGCGCGAAGAGCGAAGCGAAATGGGTCTCGACCCGTTTCTGAAACGTCTCCCACTCCCACGCATCAACCCGCGAGCCGAAGCGTTCCTCTAGCCTCGGCCAGAGCCGCCTAAGGGTGGTTTCTGAACGCGAAATTAGGTCGGAATCGAAGTGCTGCACGGTCAACGCGGTAGGGAACGTCTGGAGGTATGCTCGTTTCGTCCCAATATCCTACGGCGCTATTAAGATGCGGGACACCGTCGGTCCGCCATCACGTGCAACTTGTTGCTGCGACCGTCTCAGCAACAGCGAGGCGCCCAGGGCGAACGTCCTCTGGCTGCCGTTCCACGGAGATCGCAACCATGCACCCTCACAGTCGACCCATCAGAAGCAGGACAATCAGCACTAAGAGGACAATCCCTCCGATACCCCCTAGGGCTACGTTCTGCAATAGAGCTGCAATCAGCAAGATAACGATGACCGTTCCAATAAGTCCAAAGCGCATGATGGAGTACCTTTCGTATAAGTGGTAGCTGAACAGGGGCCAGGATCCGTGTAGGCTTGCGTCGCAATGACCTACCCACCCCTCCCTCACGGCGATGGAGGGGGCTTATCCGCTCAAGTGCGACTGCGAACGTCGTAATACATGCGACGATGTGTATCGGCGCCGCACCAGCCACCAAGTACCGATACCGCTAGCCCAAGTCCCGCTGCGGCGAATGACGCCCAAAGCACTTGCTGAGCGTACGAAGACGCCGTTTCGACTGACTCATCAACCGTCTCGACAACCTCATCCATCGTCTTGTCGGCTGTCTCGGCCATCGAATCGAAAGTGCCGGTCATAGTTTGGCTTAGGCGATTGACCTGACGGCGGTAAGTCCTCTGAATACCGCTGACGAGAGCTCGAACTTCGGCGCGGCTCAAGTCAGTCTCCTCAACGATCAGATCGGTCGCCAAATTGGTTTCGCCCTGGATCAGGTAGTAGGCCGCTTCTTCCATCGCTTCAGCATCCAGTTGCTCCATCGCCTCCGCGATATCCTCGCGAGAAACTTCCGCCCCACCTCGGGCATCTGCCGAAGCGATCACACCTGCGACGTTCGATGCGAGCTGTGATTGCAGGTCCTCAGCAAGGCTTTGATCATCGTCGGGATCGCCAAGCCGCTCCTCCAGTTCTGTGTAGGCGCCGGAGATGAGCTCATCGGCCTGAGCTCTACTCAGGTTCGTCTGGTCGGCAATCAACCCCGCAGCGCTATCTTGATCATTGTCAGCGAGGTCCGCCAGAACCTGATCGAGCGTCTCGGCGTCAAGGTCATTGATCGCGTTACGAACGTCTTCGG from Botrimarina mediterranea encodes:
- a CDS encoding HAD-IIB family hydrolase, coding for MYLQLISIHGLIRPCNIEMGRDADTGGQIRYVLELAKSLSEHPEVDAVDLFTRRIKDKRVDAEYSEPIQDIAPNCRLVRLPCGGNRYLPKEKLWPHLDEYVDAMIAFTRAEGRLPDLVHGHYADAGYIAKEVAAAFGSPFVFTGHSLGKSKLEYLLEEGWTLEQANKTLAIEERISVEQDCLGVSDLIVTSTRHEKSSQWGLYPSRTDVNFKVIPPGTDLDRFFPYYDYDLPGAAIDERFKQARVRMSNELSRFHFEQDKPLILALCRPDRRKNIGALIEAYGRSNQLRAIANLVILAGIRNNIEEMPENERVVLTDMLLAMDRYNLYGKMAIPKNHDSEFDVPELYRLAAASGGVFVNTAFTELFGLTAIEASAVGLPFVLTDNGGPQDIAANCESGLLVDVNNHTAVTNAMLKVLTDKSAWERMSSNGVNKVREHYSWATHADRFIEEITPLITARVKGSDGEEPPAVGKRMASIERLLITDIDNTLLGDDDAMRTLCDVLHEHRDRIGFGIASGRSIELTREALAHAGIEKVDVAICSVGAEIYYGADFTPDRGWASKLRARWQRDKIEDALSSLSFLTLQERDFAQREFKISYDLDSQVDRNSALRKVREVLATTKSSYSLVFSHGTFLDVLPHRASKGKAVRYLADKWRLRIEDIATAGDSGNDLDMLQGKTAGIVVANHDAELTQLRQQKATRVYFANTAYAAGILEGLRHYSFV
- a CDS encoding amylosucrase; protein product: MQHFDSDLISRSETTLRRLWPRLEERFGSRVDAWEWETFQKRVETHFASLFAPLFALYGEQYDFFFHLETILQTIAEAWIGRDSELRALDALREEDPTWFQSHRMVGATCYLDLFAGNFDGLREKLPYLKELGITYLHLMPIFRSPEGDNDGGYAVSDYRDVDPALGVQDDLRKVATQLRQHGIAIALDFVLNHTSDEHIWAKRALEGDANYQAYYWMFPDRSLPDAYERNLHDIFPDDHDGSFTYRPRIKRWVWTTFHTYQWDLNYSNPAVLRQMTEEMLFLANVGVEVIRMDAVAFLWKELGTDCQNLPNAHNVLRAMSAAARIAAPAIALKSEAIVHPDEVSKYIHPDECQLSYNPQLMALLWDALATRKTNALRSAMEQRFAIPGGCAWVNYIRCHDDVGWAFSDNDIEAAGFDPRSHRRFLTNFYTGQHEGSFSRGLVFQVNPATGDARVSGMTASLAGLEHALEIGDEEEVELAVRRITLLHGVIVTIGGMPLIYLGDEIAMTNDYRFTEDHQKYTDSRWVHRPPFNWEQSRRRYDSDTPEGRVYEGLLRLIQLRTQSPAFDRAETEFVDVGNEHIFAFFRSRDEHSALVIGNFSEHPQSIEAKRLRNLGLRKTVVDMFRGEVITAGQRLDMEPYQLMVLVTGAQHGMQQDRLTTSPHAQDHQTNE